CTTCCTTATGGAGGCATCCTAAATATGCTTTTTgcaaaacttcaaatatcttccTCCTCCAATTTCTTTGTAAAACGTACCCATTATGACATTTTCAATTCTACAACTCTTAAATTAATGAGGTATGAAAAGTATGATAATGGATGGATTCTTAAGGGTAGCAGAGGTCAAGTCCGTCCACCTCCTGTTACCGGTCCTCTTAcatggtttaatccattttaCCAGCAATTCACCAACTTTAGCCAAAACATGCAAACAGGGCTCCAATCCCTTTAAACCAACTTCTCAGCTTTTCAAGCTAATTATTCCTCCCTTGATGACCATCTGGGTCGCAATGAGAAACACTTAGCCAGTTCCTCTCATCCCactgatcctatggatattagttccgCTCCTGCTAGTGATAATGGCAGTGATGAAGAGGATTCCAAAAATGgcgatgatggtgatgatgagaaAGACACGGAAGAGGAGCATGGTTTTGAAAAAGGCGAAGATGATGAatcaggagaagaagaaggagatgaaacTGCAGAAGAACGTCATTCTGATGATGAAAACTAATGTGGTTCTTAAAAATCTGACATGTGTAactttttgcttgtattttggcATGTAGTATGATAAAACACTTAGCTTGGTCACTTTGGTTGTTTATTTCCCTTTGTTTtttattgatgtccaaagggggagaggttgTGAAAAGCAAAGATGGAAGTGTTAGATGGAAGTACTATGTATGGAATGATATGTATGGAATATTTATGATGATGTGTGTATGATGTATGGAATGATGTGTATGGAATATGGAATTGATGTGTGTAtggaatatggaatatttataacTTTGAGCATATTGATATCTTTGACTTTAAGCATATTGAACATTTCCACATGCTATACATATTTGATCTCACATGCTAAAGagtgcatatagtaagggggagtttgttttatcctcatctttacttctcatttgtcatcatcaaaaaaggggagattgttgacctaactaggcttttcaatcttgttttgatgataacaaatgaagatgttttaacatgtgttgttgagtgactttatttcaggaatACATAATTCAACACTCACatttgtcatggaagcaagctggaaatcaaagacAAATCAAGTGAAAGTTTCACAGAGTATTTaaagacaaatgaaaaagcttaaagaCCTAGAGGGACTCGAAGTCAAGAGGAACATCAAGAGACTTAAAGACTTAGTACTCAAATGTCATATTCAGTAAAGCTATTTGTAAGTACTTtgtatcaaatataatttagaaatataaatCTCTTTAAGAGAAATACatgaacttagagacctattttaaaatcctaaaaaaatgttttatgaaagatcaaaacaaaagagcaaaactaaatttgaaaaccaaaaatgaaaaatcagtaAGAGCACTGGTCAGTCGACTAACTAGAAATACTCTGGGTTCACTTAGCCGACTGATAGAAAAACAACAGTTAAATTaactgtctagccgactgactcaatGAGCTGAAAACATCCAGTCAACTGACAGTGCCTAGCCGACTGACCTATTTTGAACTATGTCACACCAGCTGACTGACAATTTCCTAATTTTAATTTCTGGCAGATAGAAGGGTGTCAGTAGCCCGTCCAGCCGAATAACCTTGTTGAAATATACTACCTAGCCGCCTGGTTAGTCAACTGATTCCATaggatttgattttttaaactccaatgggaaaatttcaaaaattggtttttcaattataaacgttataaaaacttggtggacactccaagtcacttgcggaacaaggaaactaatcctaaattgcctataaatactcctttaatctcAAGAATTCAAAAACCAAGCTATTACACAGCACTCTTGTATTCAAGCTTacaatctctctcaaagctctttattgctcacactccatctgggagataaCTTCAGAAATCGTTGTTGAATCATCAAACTACGATTCTTTCACTAAGTTTTTTCAATCAACAAACCTTTTGTGATCTCTATACTTAAGCTTCATactttccttattattatttgattgaagtataatatgtgctctaacttgtacaactctactctattttgagagtttctttgtactcATATTATAGTAGTCTTCTTATTGTATTATTGACGGTTCAAAGCTagtttggatcattgtaccaagtgGGGATTGATCGCTAGGAGAgatttctcttcctgaaaaagagggaatattgtaaaaggcttgctccgCCCGTAaaggagcatacttagtggaatcctttggtggaattaaccaaaggcgaggacgtaggatggggataagccaaacctcataaatctCCGTACTCTTCTTatccttactctttttattttctgcactatatatattcttgtgtatgctaagtgcaagttgcaaggcttaaaatcaaaattcaaagaagactcttgattttagaaagtacattttaattaacCGTTTACAAAAACCCACaaggaagtatgttggttaatttgtggagatcttgattaagagaaacgCATTAAAATTCCATCCAAAGTagggtttgcaaacaactacagGTCTACTATCAAAAAGcataaaattcttgaatgattgattgatttccatattttggttgattgaattgtgtttttaatttttcagtactttgtggtgtgatttggttgtgatcataagtTGATTAATTTACTTTCCTATTGTTGCATTAAAATAAGTAAAAAGTTGAAAAaaggttaaatttttaattaatccaattcacccttgtcacgccccaaacctcaaaatgggacccagaggtgagaatgtaatctaacctgtccctgtatcatacaaatcatcacagatacagtacaatggatgagggtccgacctcgtggggttcccagccaccctaaacacatccaaccacaatcatatacgcagcgaaaaaagtcattctatatcaacatatgcaataccataccagagtctatacaagagcagaacataaCTCTATCAACACGTATAACGGGTGCCCAAATAAATCTCAAAATGGAAACCCAACCAAAATTAcggtcctagcacttacccagcgctaaacgcagtacaccagccactacactccctacaccaggatgctagttctggttactcgaaggacctgtaaaaaagtacgtaaagtaggggtgagatacctctcagtaaggaagaccacaagttatatcggtgtgtggcatttgagtgttatcatgatacaacatataCGCAgttaaatgtaattttagtactaattcacacagtaCATACACGCACGCATACGGCAGCCATTTATGCGCAGcccgtcacaatacacacacataatTAGTAATACaaagtgtcgtcacactcatcggCCCGAAGCCAGTCCGGTATTCcggcgttggcctgtagccaacccacgaagcacagcgccaccagcacatggctagtcctcgactcccatgacatcgtatcggcgctaactggtggatccacacccttcggcctgatctgccgaaataggctcacgcccttggatatagagctggacactcttgcctacatggcaggagataaacacacgccctcggatatagagccggacactctcagtacttggaatcATTTTTGGAACCGCATTCCTATCAGTaattccgcatatcacacacacatgcatgctcatataaccaaacaaaccacactcatttggtaatctaaataatggttttccaaaaaaatacagtttaaacaaagtcaaggcacgaccatcccaatatcacagtataaatcacacatttactcgattttcaacaaaacccggaaTTTAGCtcgttgccccctttttcccaaaactgcaataatgaaaaacctatagttttcctcgttagatccccccaaatgagtagccaaaacacacacaggatcgtaGACCACAATTTCACCGAGTCCAATTTcgaaaagaaccaatataaacaaagttccccttaccttaaccccgtataacaaatctcgaactccaaggctcctaaacagcgaaccgagttccaacaCCTACGAATCATAGtataaaatatactcacaagaccatcctctacaaaactactagatcaaaaatgaaaactgagtcttacctcgattttttgccaaaacccaaaaacctccgAAAGGAGATTCCaatctgtagaagttgtagagaatcattccacgatcctcgtggtaacttccattTCCCAATTCTATCAGTGAttagcgaagaaatctagagaaagagagagagagtaaggagaggtttagagagagagagagagagggataagtttgagatttcttaatgaagaagtaatgagaatttccttttatagccctttgacctggcccaattttgacgacgaaatggtgccttcgtcaacTAATCTTTCACTGGCTTCGTCACCACAgtgcagtcccatcatacacatgcacatacataccctcacttatggtggaggaataccatggttacatatacaatggTCTCAGGAGTtgacaatacacacacactcctgacgactaatcacctatcccaacccacagtaggatcatgtataAGTGCTCAAAACAAATGTGGAAAATTTCTgcgtatttctgtttccagttcctaagaagcttccttaacctcgtggttttgccacaataccttcactaatggtatctctctggtacgaagcttctgaactttacggtccagaacttgaacaggtatctcctcatacgctaaagtatccccaatttccaactcatcataactaataacatgtgaaggatccaacacatacctcctcaacatggagatgtgaaacacatcatggaccctcgaaaatgctagaggtaatgcaactctataggctaccgtaaccactcgctcaagtacctcgaatgatctgatatacctcgggctcaacttgccatttctcccaaatcttatcacccctttcatcggagcaatacgtagaaataccttacctcccacttcgaactctaactcacggcggggaacatttgcataactcttctgccaactttgagctgatctaatcctctcccggatcaaacccaccttctcagacgcttgctgtacaagttcaggtcctaacacctaacgttcaccaacttcatcccaacacaaacgagattgacacctccgaccgtacaaagcctcgaacggtgccatcccgatactagactagaagttgttattataagtgaactctacaagtggcataaactgtatccagctaccaccgaactttaacacacaagctcgcaacatatcttccaatatttctatcgtcctctccgactgtccatcagtctgggggtcaaacgctgtactgaaagtaagtttcatcccaaatgcctcctgcaagctcatccagaattgagaggtaaacctcggatctcgatctaacacaatggacaccgatatcccatgcattctcacaatctcatgcacatacaactccgctagcctacttaaaggatatctaactttcatcggtatgaaatgagcagatttcatcaatctatccatgatcacccaaatagcattttgcccgtgaagcgctgatggcaaaccggtcacaaaatccatggaaatatgctcccatttccactccggaataggcaaaggctacaacggccctgccggcctctgatgtttagctttcatctgctgacacgtcagacactgctccacaaactgagcaatctacctcttcataccagaccaccagaaggtctcgcacaagtcccaatacatctttgtactaccgggATGTACCATATATATAGAACGATGCGCCttctccagaatcatccttctgatctcatcatcgtttggaacatatagcctggtcccaaacctcagcacacctccctcagagatgttaaactctgtagccagcccttgctgtaccttttccctaacctcgatcaactctgcatcattagcctgcgtgACTTTTATACGcttaaacaaagtcggttggaccaccaaaccaacaAGATAAGCCTAAAGATCACCAACCACTAACTCTATACCAGAGCTCTCCAAAtctcgtctgatgtgacactgagttataACCGTAGACacagccgtaggccctgacttcctactcaatgcatcagctaccacattagccttccccaggtgataactgatcggcaattgtagtccttaatcaactctagccaatgcctctgcctcatgttcaactccttctgcgtgaataaatacctgaggctcttatggtcagtgaagatctcacactgcaccccgtacagataatgtcaccagatcttcagtgcatataccacagcagctaattccagatcatgcgtaaggtagttcttctcatactctttcagttgccgagaagcatgctctactaccttaccctgctacataagcacacatcctaggcCTTTCAGAGACGTgccgctataaatcacaaactcaccatcccctgaaggaatggtcaacatcggagtagtaaccagccggtgcttcaactcctgaaagcactgctcacaatcactagtccattcaaactgtactcctttcctggtcaaacgTGTTAGAGGTCCAtatagtttagagaaaccctctacgaaccgacgatagtaccCGCCAACCCTAGAAAACTTCAAACCTCGtgtacattcttcggccttacccagtcgaccatagctccaatcttactaggatcaactaatctaccatccctagtaaccacatggcctaaaaacgcaatctgactcaaccaaaattcacatttcttcaatttagcatacaacctcttctCCCGCAAAATCTGTAATGCTAACCTCAAATGTTCAACGTGCTCTtttgtactcctcgagtataccagaatgtcatcaatgaataccactacgaatcgatctaggtactcatggaaaactctgttcatcatatccatgaacacctCCGGTGCATTCGTctacccaaaaggcatgactaagaactcgtagtgtccatatctggttcgaaaagcaatCTTCACTACATCCCCCACTcaaaccctcacctgatgatatcctgaccgcaagtcaatcttcgaaaagacccatgtcccctgcaactggtcaaaaagatcatctatacgaggtaaaggatagcgattcttcagagttaccttgttaatctcacggtagtcaatgcacatccgcatcaatctgtccttcttcttcacaaacaatactggagctccccagggtgaaacactaggtcaaatgaatcccctgtctagtaattcctgcaactgctccttcaactcccaaagttctacTAGAGTCatccagtacggagctttagagatcagtgccttaccaggtagcaactctatcacaaactccacctcacaatctggaggtaaaccgggtaaatcatctagaaacacatccgggaactcgctgactgcccgaatgtcctcgagtctcaactcatcccgcggctgttcctttatacaagctaggtacccctgacatctgtccaagagtagccttctcgCCTATAGTGTTGACAGAATCTGTGGTGCtgaatgcacacatgatcccatgaattcatactcctgctccttAGGAGGTCTAAAAACTATCACCTTCCTACAACAGTCGATTGCAGCATAACtagtcacgacctgctcattttttttttacattatcaACATCATAAGATCAATACTAtatatcccacaatccagctcagcaggttaccatccacctggacccgtgggtactagggatataacaaaacatagagcagaagcctacgcagcagaaagtataaaattatatacatttcATCATAATGTGCCCAATACATACTAAAGTACTATAAACATTAACTCTcagtatatatacatcccaaaaatggaatctagggacagttcccacaaaaacctaactgtccctaccaaaaacttacccttcgtagAGGGTAGATAGACAACACTAATTctacggggcttttcccgctctcctatccggagCTCTTGAAAAGTTattaaaatttaggggtgagacatctctcggtaagagaaataaactaatactagtgtgtggcaacatgagtaattcgtgttcaacatatatcatatataacacatttagtactatTTCATCAAAcctgggaaaatatatatatatatatatatatatatatatatataaatcaacatggcaaaacatactgcattttcataacatatctcatcttatatcataataataatatcataaaacaatcctagtaggttagctgactgttgtcatatattacccccacatgattgggttgtgtggcccgaaggcgggacctgacaatggttggccgaccactgccaagtcgattgtctagtctgtaggtctgataggtctacccagactggtccgtacaccaggggcgataatagcacacttctCGAATAtaaccacatcgatcatccaatctcacaccactccatacagtagcgttaacacagatatcatgatcacgaggaccatggacacatagcaacggtaccgtgcaagtgctagcctagaccaagccaaccaggttctgatatcatatacatatactaaaaatcgtgatacatagatatctcatatcattcatttttacatcgatcatatcatttacatatGTATACGTGtaccatgaaaatcatcggcctgtacgccggccaatcacatagcatagcccgtacgctggcaaaccacatagcacggcccgtacgccggtaaatcacatagcacggcctgtacgccagcaaatcacatagcacggcccgtatgccggcaaatcacatccacacacacacacacacacacacacacacacatatatatatatatatatataaacatcttggcccgtatgccagtcttccatcataaaaattcatatcatccacattcccagaaaatagcatttcacaacatttttactcatgccacacaatagattttccacatattcaacatacgatcattttcacagtattttacaaatataagacatatatatatatatatatatatatatatatatatatataatcatatacattttccataaatcatatgataactatatatataaacattttccaaaacaatactagcttagtttatccccttacctgattcctaaaaagcccttAATAAAATTGCCCCGTACCCGtggggttcctaactcaacaccctgaaaatgaacaatcttaaaattaaagttcagtatttctaatcatacaatattttcttcaattgccaaaaactcaaatattgagtagaaagttttttacccaaaagcattcaagtttaacacctgaggggttccctgaccaatactctgAAACTAGAAAAcaccagtattaaacttcaatattttcatgcgcacaacatttcttataattagcgcaagaccaaatatggtttaaaaagtcttacctcaactttgggacgatttccaactaactttctcccacgatctactccagtagatttggagagaacttcgctaggagtgtcgtggtgacttcggatcatcgatccggtgtaaaaatagcccaaaaatgaagagagaaagagtgagtcgaagggggagagagagagagagcgcattGACTTCTTTAAGAAGCCAAATTATCtggattttcgtatatatataaaacaggggatttcgtcgatgagcccttttttcatcgacgagtccttcacaaatttcgtcgacgaggccctatatttttcaacgaaattcaggctgccttagaacccctctctgtattttctcgtcaacgagcccctgtgttcgttgacgaattctcttaagccttcatcgacgaatcccctgtattcgtagACGAAATCCTACTGATTTCCCCTTTTTCCattagtccttccaaagttcaatgtcatcgacgaagtcgacggcctccttctgttttcggtttccatttcccttttcttttattatttaactaccattttattcaGATCGTTACATAACtgaagaacaaccaatccatccccagaattatatcgaaccccaacatgtcgtataccacaagattcaccggtagcagcttctcctgaatttccaATGAGCAGTCTACCCAAATCTTCTtacaaaaagatacactccccgatggcgtagtaacagataacacctcattcatgtcttggatatcaaccccacatcgtcccacaaacttcacagatacaaaggaatgggttgcacccgaatcaaacaagatagaagctttattcaaaagcaataataaggtacctgtcaccacgttacctgtaTGCTAAGCGTCCGCTAGAGTAAGAGCGTATACTCTGGCCAGAGCCGTATTCTTCTGAGCgattccccgaggtatctggttgctccctcggtccccactaactgcaggcacgtctcgccttagtgctcgacaatcacgagacatgtggcctggctggccacagttgtagcaactacccccaaatgaccagcactcaccctcgtgcctcctatggcatctggtacaacgaccaccagtttggctcatctgagaatcctggcgctcggtattctggcggtAACCTGAGCCCtcgctcctcttcttccacgatccctgacgagatcctatttgagaaccagaaggtactgtcctcttcctcgattcctggttcgcctcatcctctcgaataccagtctcgatcaccgtggccttatccaccaatactgagaactcgcggatctaaagcatacccaccagtttGTGGACATCCTCTTCTTGAACTtccgagtcttcttatactcgctcgagatcatacatggtgcaaagcgggacagctctacGTACCAAGCTGCATACCCTTGCACCGTCAAACTCCTCTGCATCAGGCAGAAAACTCATTTGCCTTTGCATCAAGTAATGAAGtcaggaagtatctatcaaagaacacttccttaaaacggctccacgtcatctcctcaggaccacctctctgattctccagcagactcaccgcagtccaccatcgacccatcTCCCTAGATAGcaggaaggtggcataaaggactcgctgtcTATCCGTGcaatgcaggacctccaagatcctctcagtcttcccCACCCAATCCTCCGCTATCGTCGCGTCAGGCCCTCTAGAAAACAtcgaaggatgcatgcgtgtgaacctctcaatggtgcacctcgcagcagtaggagagtgctcacatCTCgtcacactccgcccaatctcccgtaacacctgcctcgtcaaacctcgaggcacagaaggagactcatcactcgcagtctcctcggagccacttcccaggttattatccttgggctccatgctgcaacacaatagaaatctatcagtatccctataacacatacagttaacaccatgatctacactaatcgtgttaactactccctgccaggtctaggtctgtcctatcacatcggcacgaaagtcatcaatgatttgccctgcttttactggaatcatcatcccAAGAAAAATACAGAATATCATCGACAAATCCCAGTCTAAcaaccaaacaaccctcaacTAACTCTACCCATAttcacatcctatactctagtatgtactcataactaagcctaaccaagtctacaagatctagtaacccggttagctctaataccaagctgtcacgccccgaaccccgaaatgggacccagaggtgagaatgtaacctaacctgtccctgtatcatacatatcatcacagatacagcacaatggatgagggtccgaccccgtagggttcccaggcagcctaaacacatccaaccacaatcatatacgcagtgaaaaaagtcattctatatcaacatatgcagtatcataccagagtctgtacaagAGCAGAACATAGCTCTATCAAGACTTACAACGGGTGCCCAAATAAATcttaaaatggcaacccaaccaaaattacagtcctagcacttacccagcgCTAAATACAGTACACCAGCCAcaacgctccctacaccaggacgctagttccggttactcgaaggacctgtaaaaatgtacgtacagcaggggtgagacatctctcagtaaggaagaacacaggttatatcggtgtgtagca
The sequence above is a segment of the Malania oleifera isolate guangnan ecotype guangnan chromosome 8, ASM2987363v1, whole genome shotgun sequence genome. Coding sequences within it:
- the LOC131162818 gene encoding uncharacterized protein LOC131162818, which codes for MRYEKYDNGWILKGSRGQVRPPPVTAFQANYSSLDDHLGRNEKHLASSSHPTDPMDISSAPASDNGSDEEDSKNGDDGDDEKDTEEEHGFEKGEDDESGEEEGDETAEERHSDDEN